A window of the Bradyrhizobium ottawaense genome harbors these coding sequences:
- the rplJ gene encoding 50S ribosomal protein L10, which produces MERAAKKDAVEALNGVFKTTSVAVVAHYSGLTVVQMQKLRMQMKQAGASVKVSKNRLAKIALEGTDVVAIGSLLKGPTVIATSDDPVAAPKVAVEFAKANEQFVILGGSMGKTVLDVNGVKALASLPSLDELRAKILGLLVAPATKIAQLSTAPAAKLARVIQAYASKSEAA; this is translated from the coding sequence GTGGAAAGAGCGGCAAAAAAGGACGCGGTTGAGGCGTTGAACGGGGTCTTCAAGACCACGAGCGTCGCAGTCGTCGCCCACTATTCCGGCCTCACCGTGGTCCAGATGCAGAAGCTGCGCATGCAGATGAAGCAGGCGGGCGCGTCGGTGAAGGTCTCGAAGAACCGTCTCGCCAAAATTGCTCTTGAAGGCACGGATGTCGTTGCCATCGGTTCCCTGCTGAAGGGACCGACCGTGATCGCCACTTCTGACGATCCGGTAGCGGCGCCGAAGGTTGCCGTCGAATTCGCCAAGGCGAACGAACAGTTCGTTATTCTCGGCGGCTCGATGGGTAAAACCGTCCTGGATGTGAACGGTGTGAAGGCGCTTGCCTCATTGCCGTCACTGGATGAATTGCGCGCGAAGATCCTCGGCCTCCTTGTGGCGCCGGCGACCAAGATCGCTCAGCTCTCCACTGCGCCCGCGGCCAAGCTCGCGCGCGTCATTCAGGCCTATGCCTCAAAGAGCGAAGCGGCCTGA
- the rplL gene encoding 50S ribosomal protein L7/L12 has protein sequence MADLQKIVDDLSGLTVLEAAELAKLLEEKWGVSAAAAVAVAGPAAAAAAPAEEKTEFTVMLAAAGDKKIEVIKEVRAITGLGLKEAKDLVEGAPKAVKEGVNKDEAEKLKAQLEKAGAKVELK, from the coding sequence ATGGCTGACTTACAGAAAATCGTCGACGACCTCTCGGGCCTGACTGTGCTCGAAGCTGCCGAGCTCGCAAAGCTCCTCGAAGAAAAGTGGGGCGTGTCCGCCGCTGCCGCCGTTGCGGTGGCCGGTCCGGCTGCTGCTGCCGCTGCTCCCGCTGAAGAAAAGACCGAGTTCACGGTCATGCTGGCTGCGGCCGGCGACAAGAAGATCGAAGTCATCAAGGAAGTCCGCGCCATCACCGGCCTGGGCCTCAAGGAAGCCAAGGACCTCGTCGAAGGCGCGCCCAAGGCTGTCAAGGAAGGCGTGAACAAGGACGAAGCCGAGAAGCTCAAGGCCCAGCTCGAAAAGGCTGGCGCCAAGGTGGAACTGAAGTAA